GATGCGCACGCAAGTGGCGTGGAAGGTCGCCACCCAGGGGAGTTCCGAGGCGCCGAGGAGCCGCTCCAGGCGCGCCTTCATCTCGGCGGCGGCCTTGTTGGTGAAGGTCACGGCGAGGATCTGCCAGGGAGCGACGCCCTGTTGGCGGATCAGATGAGCGACCCGGTGGGTCAGGGTGCGGGTTTTGCCGGAACCAGCCCCAGCCAGCAGCAGCAGCGGCCCCTCGTGGTGAAGCACCGCCTGGCGCTGCGGGGGGTTCAATCCGGCAAGCAATTCATCCACCTTACTGGTCCTCCAGGGTGCGACTCATCAGCACCCGGTTGTAGGCCGAAACCATGTCCCGTCGCGAGATAATGCCGAGCAGTTGGCAGTGGGTCGCGCGGTCGACCACCGGCAGCTGCTCGATGTTACGGTAGCCGATCTTGCGCATCGCCTGGTCGAGATCCTCATCCGCATGGGCGGTGATGACCTTGGTCGTCGCCAATTCCTTGACCACCACCAGATCCATGAGGTCGCGCTCGAAAACTACCCCCATGAAATCCTGTACCGAGATGATGCCGGTCAGCTCCCCCTGCGCGTTGACCAGGGGGAAATTGGTATGCCGGGTGCGCTCAATGAATTGGGCGAACTGCCCCAGAGTCATGTTCTCGGGAATGCTGGCCACGTCGCGCACCATGACCTCGCCGACCCGGATCGACTTCATGATGTTGCGCTCTTTGCCTGCCTCGAGGTCGATGCCGGCCCGGGTCAGCTCGAAGGTTTCGAGACTGTCCTTTTTGAAGTGGCGAGCCGTCGCCGTGCCGATGACGCAGGTGAGCATGATCGGGATGATGACCTCATAGCTGTCGGTGATCTCGAAGAGTAGAAAGATCGCGGTCATCGGCGCGTGGGTTGCCGCCGCCAGAAAGGCGCCCATGCCGACCAGGGCGTAAGCGCCGGGGGTGATCCCCGCCATGGGGAAGAGTTTGGCCGCGAGATGGCCGAAAGCGCCGCCGCTCATGGCACCGATAAAGAGGTTGGGAGCGAAGAGACCGCCGGGCATCCCCGAGCCGAGGGTGATGGAGGTCGCCACGGCCTTGGCCAGAACCAGGCCCGCCAACAGGTACCAGGTCAGCGGTTGGCCGTCGCCGCCGCCCAAAAGGACGGTTTCGACGAACTCGTAGCCGTTGCCGAAAACCTGGGGGAAAGCCACGCCGATAAGGCCGACCACCAGCCCCCCCGCCGCCGGTTTGAGCAGGGGATGGATGGGAATGGCGGCGATACGATCCTTGATGCGAAAGTGGATATCGGTGAAGCCTGCCGCGAACACGCCGATGAGCAGGCCGAGCAGCACATAGAGACCGAATTCCCAGAAGCTCTGGACGACGTATTGGGGGGCGAAAAGTTCCGAAATATTGCCGAGCAGGGCGCGGGAGACGACGGTGGCCATGCCACTGGCGATGACGATGGAGGTGAAACTGGCGAGCTCGAAAGACGCGAGGAGGACGATTTCCTGAGCGAAGAAGACCCCGGCGATGGGAGCGTTGAAGGTAGCGGCAACCCCGGCGGCGGCGCCGCAGGCAACCAGTACCTTGAGCCGGTCGCCGCTCATCTTGAAGGCCTGGCCGAACTGGGAACCGATGGCGCCGCCGATCATGGCGATCGGTCCCTCCTGTCCGGCGCTGCCGCCGGAACCGATGGTCAGGGCGGCGCTGAAGCCGCGAGTGAAGATCGGCCGCAGACGCAGCTTGGCGCCACCGAGATTGACCCGCTCCAGAAAACCGGCAAAACCTCCCTTGAGATCCTGCCCGAACCAGTGCCAGAGGGGGATCAGCAGCAAGCCGCCGATGGCCGGTAAAAACATCACCGCAAAGCGCCGGGGGCTCCACTCATGCAGGCTGATGTCGAGCAGCCGTTCGCTCTGCTCGAACAATCCCCAATGCATGAACTCGATGGTCTGACGGAAGGCGTAGTTGCCCAAGCCACCGAGCACCCCGATGATTACCGCGAGGATGATGAGAAAAGTGTTTTCGCTGATATGAAAATAGGCGGGCAGCCCGGCCAGCGCATAACGCAGCCGCGCCCGCAGACGCTGTCCGAAAGCCAAATCCTTTTACTCCACGGTGACGCTTTTGGCCAGATTGCGGGGCTGATCGACGTCGGTTCCTTTGAGCACGGCGATGTGATAGGCGAGCAGTTGCAGGGGGACGGAGGTCAACACCGGCATCAGGTCGTCGACGATGCGGGGAATGACCAGCAGCGCGTCGGCCTTGTCGCACAGCCCCTCGGCGTCGGTGACGGCGATCACCCGTCCGGCCCGAGCCTGGACTTCTTCCATGTTGGAAACGACCTTTTCAAAGGTATCGTTCTCCGTGGCGATGACCACCACCGGCATCAGCTCGTCGATGAGGGCGATAGGGCCGTGTTTCATCTCGCCGGCGGGGTAGCCCTCGGCGTGGATGTAGGAAATTTCCTTGAGCTTGAGCGCCCCTTCGAGGGCGGCCGGATACTGGTTGCCGCGCCCCAGATAGAGAAAATCCCGGGCATTCATGAAGTCGCGGGCAATGGCCTCGATTTGCTCGTTGAGCTCCAGGGTCTCCTCGACCTTGCGCGGCAGGGTCGCCAGGGCGGTGGCGAACTCCCGCACCTGCTCCGCCGTCAGGGTGCCTCGCGCCCGGCCAAGACGCAGGGCAAAGAGGAAGAGGGCGACGAGTTGGGTGGTGAAGGCCTTGGTCGAGGCGACACCGATCTCCGGTCCGGCATGGGTATAGATGACGCCGTCGCACTCTCGGGGGATGGAGGATTCGACCACGTTGCAGACGGCCACGGCCCGGCCGCCCTTGCCCTTCGCCTCGCGCAGCGCCGCCAGGGTGTCGGCAGTCTCGCCGCTCTGACTGATGAGCACGGTCAGGGTGTTCGGCCCGATGATCGGATCGCGGTAGCGGAATTCGCTGGCGATGTCCACTTCGACGGGAATCCGGCAGTGTTTCTCAATCATGAACTTGCCGACCAGCCCGGCGTGCCAGGAGGTGCCGCAGGCGATGATGAAAATCTTCTCCAGCCCGCTCAGGTCGGCGTCGCTCAATTTGAGATCTTCGAGGTAGACATCCCCCTCTTCCTCGCGCAGGCGGCCGGCCAGGGTGTCGGTAATGGCCCGGGGCTGCTCGTGGATCTCCTTGAGCATGAAGTGCTTGTACCCCCCCTTCTCGGCCATGAGGGGGCTCCAAGTGATGGTCTTGGCGATCTTGGTCAGCGGCTTTCCGGCCAGATCGGTGAATTCCATGGCCGCGCCGGTGAAGACGACCATCTCGCCGTCTTCGAGGAAGATCATCTCGCGGGTATGGGAGAGCATCGCCGGAATGTCCGAGGCGACGAAATTCTCCCCCTGCCCCTGCCCAACCACCAGCGGCGAGCCGAGCTTGGCGGCAACCATCCTGTCCGGCTCCTGCTCACAGAGGATAGCGACGGCGTAGGCGCCGCGCACCTCGGCCAGGGCCTGGCGGACGGCGGTAACGAAATCGCCAGTGGACTTGTAATGTTCCTCGA
This genomic window from Desulfuromonas acetexigens contains:
- a CDS encoding chloride channel protein — protein: MAFGQRLRARLRYALAGLPAYFHISENTFLIILAVIIGVLGGLGNYAFRQTIEFMHWGLFEQSERLLDISLHEWSPRRFAVMFLPAIGGLLLIPLWHWFGQDLKGGFAGFLERVNLGGAKLRLRPIFTRGFSAALTIGSGGSAGQEGPIAMIGGAIGSQFGQAFKMSGDRLKVLVACGAAAGVAATFNAPIAGVFFAQEIVLLASFELASFTSIVIASGMATVVSRALLGNISELFAPQYVVQSFWEFGLYVLLGLLIGVFAAGFTDIHFRIKDRIAAIPIHPLLKPAAGGLVVGLIGVAFPQVFGNGYEFVETVLLGGGDGQPLTWYLLAGLVLAKAVATSITLGSGMPGGLFAPNLFIGAMSGGAFGHLAAKLFPMAGITPGAYALVGMGAFLAAATHAPMTAIFLLFEITDSYEVIIPIMLTCVIGTATARHFKKDSLETFELTRAGIDLEAGKERNIMKSIRVGEVMVRDVASIPENMTLGQFAQFIERTRHTNFPLVNAQGELTGIISVQDFMGVVFERDLMDLVVVKELATTKVITAHADEDLDQAMRKIGYRNIEQLPVVDRATHCQLLGIISRRDMVSAYNRVLMSRTLEDQ
- the glmS gene encoding glutamine--fructose-6-phosphate transaminase (isomerizing); translation: MCGIVGYIGSQEATPIVLDGLRRLEYRGYDSAGIATLHDGKIEIRRAQGKLINLENLLRDRPLTGSRGIGHTRWATHGRPSETNAHPHKAGGIVVVHNGIIENYLSLKERLKGQGHSFSSETDTEIIAHLVEEHYKSTGDFVTAVRQALAEVRGAYAVAILCEQEPDRMVAAKLGSPLVVGQGQGENFVASDIPAMLSHTREMIFLEDGEMVVFTGAAMEFTDLAGKPLTKIAKTITWSPLMAEKGGYKHFMLKEIHEQPRAITDTLAGRLREEEGDVYLEDLKLSDADLSGLEKIFIIACGTSWHAGLVGKFMIEKHCRIPVEVDIASEFRYRDPIIGPNTLTVLISQSGETADTLAALREAKGKGGRAVAVCNVVESSIPRECDGVIYTHAGPEIGVASTKAFTTQLVALFLFALRLGRARGTLTAEQVREFATALATLPRKVEETLELNEQIEAIARDFMNARDFLYLGRGNQYPAALEGALKLKEISYIHAEGYPAGEMKHGPIALIDELMPVVVIATENDTFEKVVSNMEEVQARAGRVIAVTDAEGLCDKADALLVIPRIVDDLMPVLTSVPLQLLAYHIAVLKGTDVDQPRNLAKSVTVE